The Nitrospira sp. genome contains a region encoding:
- a CDS encoding efflux RND transporter periplasmic adaptor subunit, translated as MSQDLHRNGLIVGVAAAALLVGVSAGFFAAHRGMSDMSMTREEMSMEGAKSMRDREPMPGMSDASSGAVVVPAVARQLIGVRSAPAAHATLDEEIRTVGTVGYDERSFAQVTLKIPGWVRKVFVDSIGRPVRKGEPLFTIYSPDLLSTQDEYLLALKMRAQLAGSPLDEVKTNADALVASARERLRLWDVTESQIEALERRGLADPVLTVYAPSSGIVMKRDALPGKYVEPGTTLYEIADLSMVWISAEIYEPEVAITKVGQPAAVTFAAYPGETFNGKVAYVYPTLNTEARTVRVRLEFRNPRLKLKPGMYGNVTLRTDSVRTLVVPKEAILDTGLRQLVFMDRGQGRYEPASIKVGRRSQDAVEVMEGLKEGDRIVTSANFLLDAESKLASASSMQGMMGRVGMGDWQMRGAYEAKMEGMEGMSGMQGMKGMKGMEEMQGMKDMSGMPGMDSGSAKAISEPRKVGGYMLTLTTLPETPKAGDVLLKLKVMNLNDKPVTNAQVLFVYTMPMPGMTDSKVTAHQTKDGLYEGKVLFGMGGTWVVTANVSIPGQPPIIEKFQFSVAGNGM; from the coding sequence ATGAGTCAGGACCTGCACAGAAACGGTCTTATTGTCGGTGTTGCCGCAGCCGCCCTATTGGTCGGAGTCAGCGCCGGGTTCTTTGCCGCACATCGCGGGATGAGCGACATGTCGATGACCAGAGAAGAGATGTCAATGGAAGGTGCGAAATCCATGAGAGATAGGGAGCCAATGCCAGGCATGTCAGACGCTTCTTCCGGGGCTGTGGTTGTTCCGGCGGTGGCGAGACAGTTGATCGGCGTCCGCAGTGCGCCGGCCGCCCATGCAACGCTGGATGAAGAGATTCGTACGGTTGGCACGGTCGGCTACGACGAACGGAGCTTCGCGCAAGTCACACTGAAAATACCCGGATGGGTTCGCAAGGTCTTCGTCGATTCGATCGGTCGTCCGGTTCGCAAAGGTGAACCACTCTTCACTATCTATTCGCCGGATCTCTTATCCACGCAAGATGAATATCTCCTTGCTCTAAAAATGCGTGCGCAACTGGCCGGGAGCCCGCTCGACGAAGTAAAAACCAATGCTGATGCGCTCGTGGCTAGTGCGCGGGAGCGTTTGCGACTCTGGGATGTGACCGAGTCACAGATCGAGGCTCTTGAGCGTCGGGGCCTCGCCGACCCGGTGCTCACGGTCTACGCTCCTTCCTCCGGTATTGTGATGAAACGTGATGCCTTGCCGGGGAAGTATGTTGAGCCTGGCACAACGCTGTATGAGATCGCGGATCTTTCCATGGTCTGGATCTCCGCCGAAATTTATGAACCAGAGGTGGCGATCACGAAAGTCGGTCAGCCGGCTGCGGTGACCTTCGCTGCCTATCCCGGAGAAACATTCAACGGCAAGGTGGCCTATGTATATCCGACGCTGAATACCGAAGCCCGTACAGTACGGGTGCGGTTGGAATTTCGGAATCCTAGGTTGAAATTGAAGCCGGGCATGTATGGGAACGTGACCCTGCGGACGGATTCGGTCAGGACCTTAGTGGTGCCGAAGGAAGCCATATTGGATACGGGACTCCGTCAACTCGTGTTCATGGATCGAGGGCAAGGGCGATATGAGCCTGCTTCGATCAAGGTGGGGCGTCGAAGTCAGGATGCAGTGGAAGTCATGGAAGGACTCAAAGAAGGAGATCGGATCGTCACCTCAGCCAATTTCTTATTGGATGCGGAGAGCAAATTAGCATCGGCTTCGAGCATGCAGGGCATGATGGGAAGGGTCGGCATGGGGGACTGGCAAATGCGTGGCGCCTATGAAGCCAAGATGGAGGGGATGGAAGGCATGTCCGGCATGCAGGGGATGAAAGGTATGAAGGGAATGGAAGAAATGCAGGGCATGAAGGACATGAGCGGAATGCCGGGTATGGATTCGGGTTCAGCGAAAGCGATTTCCGAACCTCGTAAGGTCGGCGGATACATGCTGACCTTGACCACTCTTCCAGAAACGCCCAAGGCCGGTGACGTGCTCCTCAAGCTCAAGGTAATGAATCTGAACGACAAGCCAGTGACTAATGCACAAGTCCTATTCGTCTATACCATGCCGATGCCAGGCATGACCGATTCCAAGGTGACGGCGCACCAGACCAAGGACGGACTCTATGAAGGGAAGGTGCTGTTCGGCATGGGCGGTACTTGGGTCGTAACCGCTAACGTGAGCATCCCAGGCCAACCACCGATTATTGAAAAGTTTCAATTCTCAGTCGCAGGGAATGGAATGTAG
- a CDS encoding efflux RND transporter permease subunit, translating into MIARLIEGSARNPVLVILCVLVLASWGLWALFQVPLDAIPDLSDVQVIVYTEWQGRSPTLIEDQITYPVVTSLLAGPKVKRVRGVSEYGVSYVYVIFEDRTDLYWARSRVLEYLQKLTGKLPTGVTPTLGPDATGVGWVYQYALVDESGAHDLAQLRSLQDWYLRYQLESVPGVAEVSAIGGFVKQYQIEVDPNTLAAYRLPIQKVIEAVRNSNAEVSGRVLEMAGTEYVIRGRGYLRSVDEIELIPVGTDGRGTPILVRDIGNVQLGPDQRRGIAELDGKGQTVGGIVIMRAGENALTVIERLKARLKDIAPALPEGIRIVPTYDRSDLIHRAIAVLREKLVEESVIVSLIALVFLFHVRSALVAILILPVAVLLAFIPMAYLKITSNIMSLGGIAIAIGAMVDAAIVMVENAHKRLEQSPSGNRTEIIIAAAIAVGRPLFFSLLVIAVSFLPIFSLEAQEGRLFTPLAYTKTFSMLFATALSVTLAPVLMVLLIRGKVHPEAKNPLNRWLIALYRPILSGALRVRWLTVGVAVAAVAATVPVFSRLGAEFMPPLNEGTILYMPTTVPGLSIPEATKVLQVQDQLLTTFPEVERVFGKMGKAPTATDPAFVGMAEITVTLKPEAQWRPGMTWDRLIDEMDAKLRIPGFPNIWWMPIQTRTEMITTGVRSPVGIKVLGPDLKTIERIGLEIEQALATVPGTKSAFAERLNEGYYLDLIVNRGEAARYGLTVGDVQAVITSAIGGETVTTTVEGRERYPVNVRYKRELRDDPDRLKRVLIPTPTGAQVPLSQIAEMVITQGPPSIADEAGSLAGLVSVSVSGRDLRGYVQDAQRAVRELVTLPSGYRLIWTGQYEHLVRAEERLKLVVPMTLAVILLLLYLNFRSLAKALIVLLSVPFAVIGAIWYLQYLGYNLSVAVWVGIIALAGVAAETGVVMLVYLDEVYERRVREGRMATAQDLREAIMEGAVQRVRPKMMTVAAIMGGLLPIMWTTGTGADVMKRIAAPMIGGMISSTILTLLVIPAIYALWRGLGLPRLLTPSPEVTSE; encoded by the coding sequence ATGATCGCTCGACTTATCGAAGGGAGTGCACGCAATCCGGTCCTCGTCATTCTCTGTGTATTAGTACTGGCAAGTTGGGGCCTGTGGGCCTTGTTTCAGGTCCCGCTGGATGCCATTCCCGATCTTTCGGATGTTCAGGTGATCGTCTACACCGAGTGGCAGGGGCGCAGCCCCACGCTTATTGAGGATCAAATTACCTACCCGGTCGTGACCTCTCTGCTCGCTGGACCTAAAGTCAAACGGGTCCGAGGTGTTTCGGAATACGGTGTTTCCTACGTGTATGTGATTTTTGAAGACCGGACTGATCTTTACTGGGCAAGAAGTCGTGTCCTCGAATATCTGCAGAAGCTTACCGGCAAGTTGCCGACAGGCGTGACGCCGACCCTGGGGCCGGATGCGACCGGTGTTGGGTGGGTCTATCAGTACGCGTTGGTGGACGAGTCGGGGGCGCACGACCTTGCACAGCTTAGGAGTCTGCAGGATTGGTATCTACGGTACCAACTGGAAAGTGTGCCTGGCGTGGCGGAAGTGTCGGCGATCGGTGGATTCGTCAAACAATACCAAATTGAAGTAGACCCCAATACGTTAGCGGCTTATCGGCTCCCGATTCAGAAGGTCATCGAAGCCGTCCGCAACAGCAACGCCGAGGTAAGCGGCCGAGTGTTGGAGATGGCCGGTACCGAGTACGTCATTCGAGGACGGGGCTATCTTCGGTCGGTTGATGAGATTGAGCTGATTCCCGTCGGCACGGATGGACGAGGTACGCCGATCCTGGTGCGTGACATCGGGAATGTCCAACTCGGGCCGGACCAGCGGCGGGGCATTGCCGAATTGGACGGCAAGGGCCAGACGGTCGGCGGCATCGTGATCATGCGGGCCGGAGAGAACGCGCTCACAGTGATCGAACGGCTCAAAGCCAGATTGAAAGACATTGCTCCCGCCTTGCCCGAGGGCATACGCATTGTTCCCACTTATGATCGGTCCGATCTTATTCATCGCGCGATCGCCGTCCTCCGCGAGAAGCTGGTTGAAGAAAGTGTGATAGTGAGTCTGATCGCACTGGTTTTTCTGTTTCACGTTCGAAGCGCCCTGGTGGCCATCCTCATTCTCCCAGTGGCAGTGCTGCTCGCTTTTATTCCGATGGCTTACTTGAAGATTACGTCCAACATCATGTCATTGGGCGGGATCGCCATCGCCATCGGAGCCATGGTTGATGCCGCGATCGTGATGGTCGAGAATGCCCATAAACGGTTGGAGCAATCTCCCTCAGGCAACCGGACGGAAATCATCATCGCTGCCGCAATAGCGGTCGGGCGGCCTCTGTTCTTTTCACTGCTGGTGATCGCTGTATCGTTCCTGCCGATTTTTTCCCTGGAAGCGCAGGAAGGACGGCTCTTCACGCCGTTGGCCTACACCAAGACCTTTTCAATGCTCTTTGCTACCGCGCTCTCGGTGACGTTGGCGCCCGTGCTGATGGTGTTGTTGATTCGTGGGAAGGTTCACCCTGAAGCCAAAAATCCTCTGAACCGGTGGCTCATTGCCCTGTATCGCCCCATCCTCTCAGGCGCCCTGCGAGTCCGGTGGCTGACCGTAGGCGTCGCTGTCGCGGCAGTGGCCGCTACGGTGCCGGTGTTCTCTCGACTCGGCGCGGAATTTATGCCGCCGCTGAACGAGGGCACCATCCTGTACATGCCGACCACCGTCCCGGGTCTTTCTATCCCCGAAGCGACGAAGGTCTTGCAGGTTCAGGATCAGTTGCTCACCACTTTCCCGGAAGTTGAACGGGTATTCGGCAAAATGGGGAAGGCTCCGACCGCCACCGATCCAGCCTTTGTAGGAATGGCTGAGATTACGGTTACCTTGAAACCGGAAGCGCAATGGCGACCTGGCATGACCTGGGACCGGTTGATTGATGAGATGGATGCCAAACTGCGCATCCCTGGCTTTCCGAACATCTGGTGGATGCCGATTCAGACTCGCACGGAAATGATCACGACCGGTGTCCGAAGTCCGGTGGGAATCAAAGTGCTGGGGCCGGACTTGAAGACAATCGAGCGAATCGGTCTAGAGATCGAGCAGGCCTTGGCGACTGTTCCGGGTACCAAAAGCGCCTTTGCCGAACGGTTGAACGAAGGCTATTACTTGGATCTGATCGTCAATCGGGGTGAAGCGGCCCGCTATGGCCTGACGGTGGGAGACGTGCAAGCGGTGATCACTTCAGCCATTGGAGGAGAAACCGTGACGACCACGGTGGAGGGGCGTGAACGGTATCCGGTCAATGTTCGCTACAAGCGCGAGCTGCGCGACGATCCGGACCGGCTCAAGCGGGTGCTGATTCCCACGCCGACCGGCGCGCAGGTTCCCCTCAGTCAAATCGCGGAAATGGTAATCACGCAAGGGCCCCCGTCGATCGCAGATGAGGCGGGATCGCTCGCCGGACTCGTCTCGGTGTCGGTCAGCGGACGAGACTTGCGCGGCTATGTGCAGGACGCCCAACGGGCAGTCCGCGAACTAGTGACGCTCCCGTCCGGCTACCGGCTAATCTGGACCGGTCAGTACGAACACCTGGTGCGGGCGGAAGAGCGATTGAAGCTAGTGGTCCCGATGACATTGGCCGTGATTCTGTTGCTTTTGTACCTGAATTTTCGATCGCTCGCTAAAGCCCTGATCGTCCTCCTTTCCGTCCCCTTCGCCGTGATCGGAGCCATCTGGTATCTCCAATACCTGGGCTATAACCTCAGCGTGGCAGTCTGGGTGGGCATCATTGCGCTGGCTGGCGTGGCAGCTGAGACGGGGGTGGTGATGCTCGTCTATCTCGATGAAGTGTATGAGCGGCGTGTACGTGAAGGTCGCATGGCCACGGCGCAGGATCTCCGCGAAGCGATCATGGAGGGTGCGGTTCAACGCGTGCGACCCAAGATGATGACCGTCGCCGCAATCATGGGTGGGTTGCTCCCTATCATGTGGACAACCGGAACCGGCGCCGACGTGATGAAACGGATTGCGGCGCCGATGATCGGGGGGATGATTTCGTCGACGATCCTGACCTTATTAGTCATTCCCGCCATCTATGCCTTATGGCGTGGGCTTGGATTACCCAGACTCCTCACCCCATCTCCTGAAGTGACATCGGAATGA
- a CDS encoding TolC family protein, with protein sequence MPVLLTGTVVLAQVQESRSYRLEEMIGVALQNNPGLQEAASLVMRGRGIRTTASAYPNPSIDGTFGPGRTRESLGNTQFFERGVTVSQPLEWPGMRQARQRAAEAGLAGFEASADATRLNVLADVKIAFYQLLLAQRNAQLITEALAIVQDFHRSVKARVDAGQARPFETLKANVEVQKVGNDLNHAQHTLVVARSRLNALTGGVLGKNFNVQGDFVSSRPELYLEDLIASALQQHPTVHRVQKEIERAGHSVVQERQSLIPFVTVSGLFHQEAAETAYLARLSVPIPLWYRRQGEITVALSAKERAEAEQVRTQNDLVSAITESVEEAHAAQDQLDVFEKGLLKQAEETLRIAKISFQQGAASLLEFIDAQRVHRQMLLEYAQARANLSVELARLERWTGELR encoded by the coding sequence ATGCCGGTCCTCCTCACCGGCACAGTGGTCCTGGCGCAAGTTCAAGAGAGTCGTTCCTATCGATTAGAGGAAATGATCGGCGTGGCCCTACAGAACAACCCTGGTTTACAGGAAGCGGCCAGCCTCGTCATGCGGGGACGCGGGATTCGAACAACCGCTTCGGCCTATCCCAATCCATCCATTGATGGAACTTTCGGACCCGGTAGAACCCGCGAGTCTCTCGGAAATACTCAGTTCTTCGAGCGTGGCGTAACGGTGAGTCAACCGCTGGAGTGGCCCGGTATGCGCCAAGCCCGTCAGCGGGCGGCCGAGGCGGGATTGGCCGGATTTGAGGCGAGCGCCGATGCGACTCGGTTAAATGTCCTTGCTGATGTCAAAATTGCCTTTTACCAACTACTTCTCGCCCAGCGCAATGCGCAATTGATCACGGAAGCTCTTGCTATCGTGCAGGACTTCCACCGCAGCGTCAAAGCTCGCGTAGATGCTGGGCAGGCGAGACCTTTTGAGACCCTGAAAGCAAATGTAGAAGTTCAAAAGGTCGGCAATGATTTAAATCACGCTCAACACACCTTGGTTGTCGCGCGGTCTCGACTAAATGCGCTAACCGGTGGTGTGCTCGGCAAAAACTTCAATGTCCAAGGTGACTTCGTATCATCTCGACCAGAATTGTACCTCGAAGACTTAATTGCCAGCGCCCTACAACAGCATCCGACGGTTCATCGCGTCCAAAAAGAAATCGAACGGGCAGGGCACAGCGTTGTGCAGGAACGCCAATCTCTGATTCCTTTTGTCACGGTCTCCGGCCTGTTTCACCAGGAAGCGGCCGAGACGGCCTACCTGGCTCGCCTAAGTGTCCCCATACCGCTGTGGTATCGACGGCAGGGAGAAATCACGGTGGCCTTGTCGGCGAAGGAACGAGCTGAGGCAGAGCAAGTGAGGACACAAAATGATCTAGTCTCAGCGATTACCGAATCTGTGGAGGAAGCCCACGCGGCACAGGACCAGCTCGACGTGTTTGAGAAAGGGTTATTGAAACAGGCTGAAGAGACGTTACGGATCGCAAAGATTAGTTTTCAGCAAGGCGCGGCGAGCCTTCTTGAGTTCATTGATGCCCAACGAGTGCATCGACAGATGTTACTTGAGTATGCCCAGGCTCGGGCGAATCTCTCCGTCGAACTGGCGCGGTTGGAACGTTGGACGGGGGAACTGCGATGA
- a CDS encoding efflux RND transporter periplasmic adaptor subunit: protein MTVPPEALTGQAFQTTVIERRPFRDEITATATIKPNEYRLAHLSPRIEGRVIEVKAVLGQHVKSGQVLALLDSIELGQKKSDFLQAKTSHDVDMRNYVREEGLYKEQITSEKEFLDAKGRHEKSLAAYRATHEALRLIGLSEEDIKRLDWSAKEQPLSYFPLVSSLNGTVIERTIALGELINPKDTAFTIVDLATVWIILDVYEQNLAAVRVGADVEITVDALPGEIFQGTIVYLSDVMNPATRTVDARIEIPNPQRRLRPGMFARAAVILPGRGNDTLVAPLDALHQVNDKTVAFVEKKPGTYEARQVTVGRRSPPYGEIRSGLREGEKVVTTGAFYLKSILLKEQVGGGG from the coding sequence ATGACAGTTCCACCTGAGGCACTCACAGGACAAGCTTTTCAGACAACCGTCATCGAACGCCGGCCCTTTCGTGATGAGATCACGGCCACAGCCACGATCAAGCCTAACGAATACCGTCTGGCGCATCTGAGTCCTCGCATTGAAGGCCGGGTCATCGAGGTCAAGGCGGTGCTGGGTCAACACGTCAAGTCAGGACAAGTCTTGGCCCTCCTGGACAGCATCGAACTGGGCCAAAAGAAATCCGACTTTCTTCAGGCGAAGACGAGCCATGATGTGGATATGCGAAACTATGTTCGGGAAGAGGGGCTGTACAAAGAACAGATTACCTCGGAGAAGGAATTCCTGGACGCGAAGGGACGCCATGAAAAGAGCCTCGCCGCCTATCGCGCAACCCATGAGGCGTTACGCCTCATCGGCCTGTCCGAGGAAGACATCAAGCGCCTCGATTGGAGTGCCAAGGAGCAACCCCTCTCTTATTTCCCTTTGGTCTCTTCCTTGAACGGAACCGTCATCGAACGGACGATCGCGTTGGGAGAATTAATCAATCCGAAGGATACGGCCTTTACGATTGTCGACTTGGCTACCGTGTGGATCATCCTTGATGTCTATGAACAGAATCTTGCGGCTGTTCGAGTGGGAGCCGATGTGGAGATTACGGTGGATGCCCTTCCTGGCGAAATCTTCCAGGGAACAATCGTCTATCTCAGTGACGTCATGAATCCCGCGACCCGCACGGTCGATGCGCGCATCGAAATACCAAATCCCCAGCGTCGCCTCAGGCCTGGGATGTTTGCCAGAGCTGCGGTCATCTTGCCGGGCCGCGGCAATGATACGCTCGTCGCCCCGCTGGATGCTCTTCACCAGGTAAACGACAAGACCGTGGCGTTTGTGGAAAAGAAACCAGGCACGTATGAGGCGAGGCAGGTAACCGTGGGACGGCGATCACCGCCGTATGGCGAGATTCGCTCGGGCTTACGTGAGGGGGAAAAGGTCGTGACGACTGGGGCTTTCTATCTCAAATCAATCTTACTGAAAGAACAGGTAGGTGGAGGAGGTTAG
- a CDS encoding efflux RND transporter permease subunit — MLNRVLEFSLANRFVILVFALLIVISGVYAMRQLPIDAVPDVTPNQVQILTNGPGLSPVEVEQFITFPVETAMSGLPGITLIRSVSRFGLSAVTIYFDEGMDIYFCRRLVMERLPRAREAIGPRFGNPELGPISTGLGEIFQFEVKGNGYSLMERRTILDWDIAFKLRSVPGVVEVNTYGGELQTYEVQLDAAKLVSYKIPLEQVFRALEQNNANSGGGYIEHAQEQYLIRGEGLVQTLEDIDNIIVATGHNGTPIYIRNLGKTRFAPMVRQGAVTRDGRGEVVTGIVMMLIGENGRVVVDRVKTKLQQIEKTLPPGVTIEPYYDRTDLVRKTINTVSTNLTEGALLVIAVLFLILGNLRAGLIVTAAIPLSMLVAFTGMLTADISGNLMSLGAIDFGLIVDASVVMIENTLRHLAGRRQAIDSNPHLSEVDTRVVILEAGREVLRPIVFAVGIIIIVYLPILSLQGIEGKMFRPMAVTVIFALVGSLVLILTVTPVLASLFLSQGVKEEETWIIRQAKRWYRPFLAKTMRRPAIAGSLAAALFATSLGVAAFLGAEFIPTLDEGTIALQAWRLPSVSLEESVRTTTRIEQVLKEFPEVATVVSRTGRAEIATDPMGVEVSDIYLIMKPDSQRTSASTKDDLIDAINGALAKAVPGNTFSYSQPIELRVQELIAGVRSDIAITIFGEDMETLRRLGDQVVRVVSEVPGASDTKAEQVAGMPYHVVAIDREKIARYGINVEQILDTVTTLGGRTVGQVVQGNRRFFMQVRFSPEDRKNLERILDIRIADAEGRLIPLRQLADIRTETGLAQISRENIQRRLAVETNVRGRDLAGFVGAAQNAVARHVPLPPGYWIEWGGEFENLQRASARLAIVVPITLFLIFVLLYTTFNSLRPALLIYLNVPLAATGGILALVFRGMPFSISAGVGFIALFGVAVLNGVVLMSYILDLRKQGRSAEDAAYEGALVRMRPVLMTALVASLGFVPMALSTSAGAEVQRPLATVVIGGLVTSTALTLLVLPTLYVWEERLRKAWTQRKGRSQRDTVPNRPSF; from the coding sequence ATGCTGAATCGAGTCCTCGAATTTTCGCTGGCAAACCGCTTTGTGATTCTGGTGTTTGCCCTTCTCATCGTCATCAGCGGCGTCTATGCCATGCGGCAGCTGCCGATTGATGCCGTTCCGGACGTAACACCGAACCAAGTCCAGATCCTCACGAATGGGCCTGGCCTTTCCCCGGTCGAGGTCGAGCAATTCATTACCTTCCCGGTCGAGACTGCGATGTCCGGATTGCCTGGTATCACCCTGATCCGGTCTGTCTCCCGGTTCGGGCTCTCGGCAGTGACCATCTATTTTGACGAGGGAATGGACATCTACTTTTGTCGGCGCCTGGTGATGGAACGATTGCCTCGGGCCCGCGAAGCGATCGGACCGCGTTTTGGTAACCCCGAGCTAGGACCAATTTCAACGGGATTGGGCGAGATCTTCCAGTTCGAGGTCAAAGGAAATGGCTATTCCCTCATGGAGCGGCGGACAATTCTCGATTGGGATATTGCCTTTAAGCTCCGCTCCGTTCCCGGGGTGGTGGAAGTCAACACCTACGGTGGAGAGTTGCAGACTTACGAAGTGCAACTCGATGCCGCCAAATTAGTCTCCTACAAAATCCCACTCGAACAAGTCTTCCGGGCGCTCGAGCAGAACAATGCTAATTCCGGTGGAGGTTATATCGAACATGCCCAAGAGCAGTATTTAATTCGGGGTGAAGGTCTTGTGCAAACATTGGAGGACATCGACAACATCATCGTGGCGACCGGGCATAACGGAACGCCGATATATATCCGGAATTTGGGCAAGACGCGGTTTGCTCCTATGGTCCGGCAAGGCGCCGTCACACGCGATGGTCGTGGCGAGGTGGTTACGGGCATCGTCATGATGCTCATTGGTGAGAATGGACGCGTTGTCGTGGACCGGGTGAAAACCAAGCTGCAGCAGATCGAGAAAACCTTGCCGCCCGGTGTGACCATCGAGCCCTATTACGATCGCACCGATTTGGTCAGAAAAACGATTAACACTGTCAGTACCAATTTGACCGAGGGCGCATTACTGGTGATCGCCGTGCTGTTTCTCATTCTGGGAAATCTCCGGGCCGGCCTTATCGTCACCGCCGCCATCCCGCTTTCCATGCTGGTGGCGTTCACCGGGATGCTGACCGCCGACATCTCGGGCAACCTGATGAGTCTTGGCGCGATCGACTTCGGCCTGATTGTGGACGCGTCCGTCGTCATGATTGAGAACACCCTCCGGCATCTTGCCGGACGACGACAAGCCATCGACAGTAACCCGCACCTGTCGGAGGTCGACACGCGGGTGGTAATTCTCGAAGCCGGCCGAGAAGTGCTGCGCCCGATCGTGTTTGCGGTGGGCATCATTATCATCGTCTACCTGCCGATCCTGAGTCTGCAAGGGATTGAAGGAAAGATGTTTCGCCCGATGGCCGTGACCGTCATCTTTGCGCTCGTGGGGTCTCTAGTGCTGATCTTGACCGTCACGCCGGTGCTGGCAAGTCTGTTCCTTAGCCAAGGCGTGAAAGAGGAGGAGACCTGGATCATTCGTCAGGCCAAGCGATGGTATCGCCCATTTCTCGCAAAGACGATGCGGCGCCCGGCTATCGCCGGAAGCCTTGCCGCTGCGCTGTTTGCCACCAGCCTCGGCGTAGCCGCCTTTCTTGGCGCAGAGTTTATTCCGACGCTCGATGAAGGCACCATCGCCCTGCAAGCATGGCGGCTGCCGAGCGTCTCTTTAGAGGAATCAGTTCGGACCACGACCCGCATTGAGCAGGTCCTCAAAGAGTTTCCAGAAGTGGCCACAGTTGTATCGAGAACTGGACGAGCAGAAATCGCGACCGATCCAATGGGTGTCGAGGTTAGCGACATCTATCTCATTATGAAGCCCGATTCGCAGCGGACGAGCGCGAGCACGAAGGATGATTTAATTGATGCGATCAACGGGGCATTGGCTAAGGCTGTTCCAGGGAACACGTTTAGTTATTCTCAGCCGATTGAGCTCAGGGTCCAGGAATTAATCGCGGGAGTGCGCTCCGATATTGCCATTACCATTTTCGGTGAAGATATGGAGACTCTGCGCCGCCTTGGTGATCAGGTCGTCCGGGTGGTCTCAGAGGTCCCCGGAGCGTCAGACACCAAGGCTGAGCAGGTGGCCGGCATGCCTTACCACGTGGTAGCCATCGACCGCGAAAAGATCGCTCGCTATGGCATCAATGTTGAGCAGATTTTGGATACCGTCACAACGCTGGGCGGACGGACGGTCGGACAAGTCGTGCAGGGGAATCGCCGGTTTTTCATGCAAGTGCGGTTTAGTCCTGAAGACCGGAAGAATCTCGAGCGTATTCTGGATATTCGCATCGCCGATGCAGAAGGTCGCCTCATCCCACTGAGGCAACTGGCGGATATTCGTACCGAAACCGGTCTGGCGCAAATCAGCCGGGAAAACATTCAACGGCGGCTGGCCGTCGAAACTAATGTGCGCGGGCGAGACCTCGCCGGATTTGTTGGCGCAGCGCAGAACGCGGTGGCCCGTCACGTGCCCCTGCCGCCTGGGTATTGGATTGAATGGGGTGGTGAATTTGAAAATCTGCAGCGCGCGTCTGCTCGGCTCGCGATTGTCGTACCGATCACGCTGTTTCTTATCTTCGTCCTCTTGTACACAACTTTCAATAGTCTCAGGCCGGCGCTGCTCATCTATCTTAATGTGCCACTGGCGGCAACCGGAGGCATTCTGGCGTTGGTATTCCGTGGCATGCCTTTTTCGATCTCCGCAGGAGTCGGGTTCATTGCACTCTTCGGCGTGGCGGTTCTCAATGGTGTCGTGTTGATGTCCTACATTTTAGATCTGCGAAAGCAGGGGCGCTCGGCGGAAGACGCAGCCTATGAAGGGGCGTTGGTCCGCATGCGGCCGGTCTTGATGACCGCGCTGGTAGCCAGCTTGGGATTCGTACCCATGGCTCTCTCAACCTCTGCTGGCGCGGAAGTGCAACGTCCACTCGCCACTGTGGTGATTGGCGGACTTGTGACATCGACAGCGCTCACGCTTCTCGTCCTTCCGACGCTGTACGTCTGGGAAGAACGACTTCGAAAAGCATGGACCCAGCGAAAAGGGAGAAGCCAAAGAGATACCGTGCCCAATAGACCGAGTTTCTAG
- a CDS encoding helix-turn-helix transcriptional regulator: protein MENNEAVAAFDALSQETRLRVFRLLVEHGRDGAPAGTLSETLGIPHNTLSFHLSHMSHAGLVQSRREGRSIIYRANFEFFTDLIRYMVKDCCRMEFASIREDKKRGCSVIEMPSCCPPVTKGEKS from the coding sequence ATGGAAAACAATGAAGCCGTAGCTGCTTTTGACGCTCTTTCGCAGGAAACCCGTTTGAGGGTGTTCCGTTTGCTGGTTGAGCATGGAAGAGACGGTGCACCCGCCGGAACGTTAAGCGAGACGCTCGGCATCCCGCATAACACGCTGTCCTTCCATTTATCGCACATGAGCCATGCGGGCCTTGTCCAATCGCGGCGCGAAGGCCGCTCCATTATTTACAGGGCCAATTTTGAGTTCTTCACCGACCTCATCCGTTACATGGTGAAGGATTGTTGCCGCATGGAGTTTGCCAGTATTCGCGAGGATAAGAAACGGGGCTGTTCCGTTATTGAGATGCCCAGCTGTTGTCCACCTGTTACCAAGGGGGAAAAATCATGA